TGAAATTTTGATCGAATGTAGATCGGAATAGAAAACGCTTCTGAGCCCACAGGCATCATTGAGGACCTTAATAGGTGATGCACCTCGACGGTAGACTAAAACGAAACGACCATTCATATAGTCGAGCTCGTCATGGAAGCTCGATTCGGATTGTTTGAGTGCAAGGAAAAGGCCTTGAGTCAGTGCTTCAATGCTGTTTGTGCCGCTACGAATATCTATTGCATATCCAATAATAGCTAAAAAACCAAACCCGTCCTCGAAGTGGCCGAAACTATTTTGAGGATCAAACTGAAACCAAAGTTAATTACCAACATGTTTCTCGGTCCACCCTAAGGTATTCTGACACCTGTCCGTGGATATAAAAAACCCCCTTTGGTACTTAACCTTTGTTGAGCTTAGGATAATTTCGGATAGCCCTCGCATCAATATTTTTCCTCGCAAGCATTGTCCTGAAGGAAAAGATAGCCAATACCATATACCAAAGCATTGACTTCGGTTCTTTTCTTACACCTAGCATAATTCAGATTCATCAATTAGACTTCTCTCACAATTTATCGCCTAGCAACTACACAAATATTTCCTTAAAATTCAGACCCTTGCAAAGTTTCTCCGTATTCCTTGCAAACTGCTCTTCTTTGATAACCCAAGTATGAGAGTTCTGATCTGCTCTTCTCATTATTACGTAATTATACATATCAGCTGAGTAGATTATAAACTTGTTCCTTTTGCATTCTTCAAGAAAATTCGAATCTTCGCCCCTATTTCTATCTGCAAACTTAACCTTATTCCAAACGTATCTTCTGAAGCTAAGTGTTGCTCCGGTAATAAAGTCCGTGTAGTAGTGCTGTTGAGTGGGGTATTTTACGATAACTTCATCCCTACTTTCTAGGTAACACATTACCGCTTTTTTTCCTAATACGTCTGCACCTGAATACTTAAAAGCATCAAGCATATCAGTTAAGTAGTGTGGGCCGTAAAAATCATCGTCATCCATCTTGAATAAAAATTCTCCGCTAGAATTTTCTATACCCAGGTTAAGGGAATACCCTAAAGTACCAGCGGCACTTTCATAAATTGAAACAGAAATTCCCTTTCGAATTTTTTCAAAAGGCTTTCTATTCATAGAGGGCCCATTTAGAACGATGACCACCTCAAATTCTTTCAACGTCTGCCGATTCAAATTTTCAACCAGTCGGTCTAAGAAAGATTCTCGATTAGTTGATACTACTACAGAAACCTTCTCGCTCTCCTTCTTTTTAGGAATACCAACTTTTTCCATAACCATATCTAAACGATTAGAATAGGTGTGATTCGCAAAAATCATTCTCATAGCTCGATGCCTTTGCTTATTCAGCTCTCTCTTGTCCCCGTTAATAATGGAGTCAATAGCCACCCGGGCCTGCTTCTCAGAGCTAACCTCAGTCACGTAGTTACCAAATAAACGTTTTATAGCTTTCCCTTTGGTCGAAATAACCGGCGTCCCACTTGCCAAAAGCTCGAATATCCTTCTTGAGCACATTGTCGGAGAGTTTTCAACTGAATTAACATTTAAGAAAACCCTGTACTGTTTGTGGGCTGTCAACATCTTCTTATACGGAAGAGAACCGGCTATGTACTTTTGAAACTTCTCAGGAAATACTCTTCCTTTCCTATGGTCTTTTGCAAAAAGCATTCTATCGTAAATATGAAGATTATAGTTTTTTGCAGCACTAAGTAGAAGATTAATTTGAGATTTTCGACTAGGTATATTTTCATACCAACTTCCTGAGAAACAAATATCGTATTTTTTCAGACCTTTTGATTGTACTGGATTATGGACCTGAGGCTGAGCAGCAAAGGGTAAACAAAATACATTTTTGTGGCCAACCTGCTTCCGATATTTAGGAATCATATTTTCATCAGTTGTGAAAATATAATCGCAGTCTTTCGCTAAATCAACGAAATGCTCAAAGTTAGTTGGATCTTCCTTGTTCCAGAACACAACCGGAATATTCATTCCTTTACAAAAATTGATCATATTCTGAAGTGCCCCACCAAGATGAGGTTTCTTGTAGCTAACCATAGCATAGGTCCACTCACCATTGTTACCAGCCCAGGATGACTCCAAAAAGAGAATATCAGGCTTGCCCTCGATGATCTCCTGTTTCCAGCCTCTTTTTGTGACGGGAACAATATCAATTTCGTACTTGAAACATTCTTCGCTAAACTGATCGAAAATCGATGCAGCTTTTATCTTGCCACTGGCTTGCTTTTTGCCCACTGGGATAAACTCCGGCCAGTCAATGTAGTCTTGTTTGAGTTCGTTAACTTTCCCTGCTTCTCCCACCCCATTATTCTGCGAGACTTCCTGTTGCTTCTTCCCTAGAAATGCTTCCAATAGCAGTTTATCCCCTAATTCATGAACTGCAGGGTCGTAGGGGACTTTCTTGAAGGAAGAAAATATGTTCCTCAAGCTACGAAAAAAACTCTTCGGATTCTTATAAAGAGTTATAAGAGAGTACCCCAATCTATAGGAATGCGAGCGCTGATATTTTGACACTTCTTTTTCCAGCGATAGAATATGCTTTCTTAGCTTTTTTTGAGCGTCTTCGGAAAATTCGTTTGAAACTAATTCCCTCGACTTGAGAAGGTTGTTTTGCTTCTCTAATTCAGTGTTATCCAGTTTAATTTCTCGTATTTTTTCTAATAGCTCAGACTCACGTTCCTTAGCCTCATTTATCGTACATCTAAGTTCTTCGATTAGTTTTCTATCTGAGCCTTGCTTGAAACTTGTAACCTCTGAATCTATAACCTCTCCCCCATCATTAAAGACTATTGACTGCTTGGGAATCAGTTTGGACTGGTAGGCTTCAACTTCTAAATTTCCAGTATTCTTTCTCACTTCAGCCAGTGGATGTGAGCGTCTAACTGATTCTAAGAGCAGTTGTTCAGTTTTTCTAAATATATTCCAGTACAACTCATCAAATCGATCAGAGCTGGAGCGTTCTCTGAGAGAAGAAAAGCCTATCCAGTCTGAGCTTATTTCATGATCTGTTACCCGAAATTCTTTATTCAGCAATCTTGCCGAATCGCAAACGAACAGCTGTCTCTCTTTGTTGAAAAATTTTTGGGTATCAAAAGGCACGGTTAGCACTAATCTGCCATTCTCGTTCAATAGTGAAAGGCAACGGTCAATAACCACAAATGGATTGGCAAAAGTCTGAATAATGCAATCTAAAACAATACAGTCGTACTCCTTGTATCCCAGGCTTTGATCAAAGAACGACTTTTGGATATACTTAAGTTTTTCCGATCTTCCTTCAGCATCGACAAAAGTTCTATTTGCTTGCTCAATTGCAGCAGCATTGGTATCAATTCCAACTACTTCCTTACCAAGCATCGCCAAAGATTTTGATACACTCCCAAGCCCACAACCAACATCCAGAACTTTATTGCCGGTTACCTGCATACAAATCCATTGTTGACGTGAATTCAAAAGAGGAGACCCCTTCACTTTTAAAGGATGTCTACGCTGATCAGTGATGCTTGTCATTTTTGGTCTTTCCTCAACTGTTTGCTTCATGCTTACTGCAGTAACTTTCGCTTACGCTCATTCTATCTTTAAATTGATGAAGGCATCTGCTTGATAAAATAGTTTTCTTCTTTAAGTTTGCCATGCCAGAGCACGAGATCAGCTTCCCGATAAAAAATCATTAAGCCCTTAAAGATTTTTTCAATGTTTCAGGCAAGCTATGGTAGCTACTAAACTGAATTAAAGGCTTACCGAGCTTATTCACAAGAGGTTTAGAAATACGATAGTCGCTAAAAACATCGTGCTCTACCGCTACAAAAATCAAATCAGCGAAGTCCTCAATCGCTTGAAAGTCGACTAACTCTCGATCGAAATTGACTGCGAGAGGATCATGACAAACAACTTCTAACCCAAGACGTTCAAGTTCATCAGCGATATGAAGCACAGGAGTCTCTCGCGTGTCGTCCACGTTAGGCTTATAAGCCACGCCTAGAATACCAACTCTCTTGTAACCATTTTCATTGCAAACTTTAGCCAGACGTTGCGCAATAACTCCTGGTCGGGCATCATTAACAACCCTTGCCTCTTCAATCAGGCTACCTTCTTCTTGTTGTTCAATGAGAAACCAAGGATCAATGGCGATGCAATGCCCACCGACACCAATGCCAGGCTGGAGAATGCTGACCCTTGGATGAAGGTTAGCCAGCTTAATCACATCCAATGAGGACACACCGAGATCTTCGGTTATCGCATCAAGTTGGTTGGCAAAAGCTATATTGATATCCCGGAATGTATTCTCTGCAACCTTTGCTAGCTCCGCAGTCGTCGCTTCACAAGGGACAACTTCTCCCTCGACAAATGAGGAATACAAGTTAACTGCCGCCTTTGTAGAATCTGCACACAGACCACCTACCAACCGCGCATTGTGTTTTAACTCATGGATCGTTGACCCCGGAATTGCACGTTCTGGGCAATGAGCAATCAAAACCTGCTTATTTTTTTTGTCAGCTAGTGGTTGCAATACGTCGCGACACGTTCCTGGACGAATCGTTGATTCAACAACCACAAGGTCGCCAGTATCACAAACTTCAAGGACTGCTTCAAATGCCCTCTCAACGTAGCTTAAATCGCACTTCCTATCCTTAATAGGAGTAGGAACAGAAATAAGATAAGAGTCAGACTTTCGAAGGTTCGTGGAAAATTCTATCGAATTCCTTGCTTTCGCAAAGAGCTCTGGCAGGCCTGGCTCATCGAAAGGAAGATTACCATCAACAAGCATATCAATCTTCTTTTTACTAATGTCAAAGCCAGAAACATCGTGACCTGCTTCAGCTAGAAGTAAGGCCATTGGCAAACCCATGTATCCTAACCCAACAACCGTCACCGCATGCTTGTCCTTGGACTTGGAGTGCAATTCAGGAATATTTTTTTGAAGAATATCAATAATCTTCCTGGCGGTTGTACCATCACCAAAGGGGCAGGACCAATCTCGTGCTCTATTAAGCATTAGCTCACAAGCATCGATAACTTTTTCTGGATCAATTCCAGCTAGAATATTTGCACCAACTTCTATCGTCTCAGGTCGCTCTGTATTTTCTCGAATCGTTACGCAAGGAACCTGGAGAGCGCAGGCCTCCTCCTGGAGTCCACCGGAGTCAGTAACGACAAGTCTAGCATTGGCAAGTATCGCAGAAAAAGCTTTGTAACTCTGCGGCGGGATCACCCTAATATTCTTATGAAAACTGTGAGGCGAATTTTCAACCATCTTCGCAGTTCGAGGATGTATTGGGAATAGAACCGGCATCTCGAATCTTGAGGCAATAGAGTTTATTGCCTCCATAAAAGACATAAGACTAGCTTCAGAATCAACATTGCTCGCTCTATGAGCTGTCAACAAAACATACTCGTCCTTGGCAAGCTGCAGATCAAGCGGCAGCTCTGCATATTCTCTCATTTGGTAGAGAGTATCGATAACCGTATTGCCAACAGTGTGGATTTTTTCCTTCTCAACCCCTTCGCTAAGTAGGATCTGATGTTGCTTATCAGTTACAGCAAAAAGAAAGTCTGACAAGTGATCAACGATAACCCTATTGGTTTCCTCGGGCATTGTTCTATCGTAAGATCGAAGACCTGCTTCAACATGTCCTACAAGGATACCAAGTTTCGATGCGGCCATTCCCGCAGCAAGAACAGTATTAGTGTCTCCCTGGACCAAGACAGCCTTTGGCATCTCTTTTTCAAAAATTGGTTCAATCTTAATTAAGATATTGCCTGTTTGGTTTCCATGGGAGCCTGAGCCAACATGCAGATTGTACTTGGGTGCTGGAAGGTTTAGATCTTCAAAAAAGACCGCATCCATTTCAGGACTGTAGTGTTGATTGGAGTGGACAATAAAGAAATCTAGGTTTCTTTTCTCTAGTTCCCACACTAGTGGAGCAACCTTTATAATTTCTGGTCTCGTGCCAACTACTATCGCTACGCTCATCTGATGATTCCTTATCTTCAATCTATATTTTTTATTCAACTGTTACTGATTTTGCTAAATTTCTCGGTTGATCCACGTCTTCTCCGCGCTGGCAAGCTACATAGTAGGAAAACAGTTGAAGAGGGATCGTAGATAGCAAGGCTTGAAATACTTCGTTTGAAGAAGAAGGACCTGACATCAAATCATCACAGACCGATGCCAGATGTTTGTTTTCACTATCCCCAAGACCAATAATAATTCCGTTTCTTGCTCTTATCTCTAGAATGTTTGAAACTGTTTTTTCCTGATAACGATCGTTAGGTGCGATTGCCAGGACTGGCATATCCTTGTCGACGAGCGCAATAGGACCATGCTTGAGCTCACCAGCTGCATAGGCCTCTGCATGGATGTAGGAGATTTCCTTAAGCTTGAGCGCTCCTTCAATAGCAATTGGATAGCTTGAGCCACGACCTACAAAAAGAAAACTTTTATAGCCATTATACTTCGCAGCGATCTTCTCAATATCCGACTTCGTTTCTAGAACTTTTGCAACCTGATTGGGAAGCTGCTTGAGTTCAGCGAGAGCCTCGTCTATCTCAACAATAGAAGTAAAACCTTTTTCTTTCCCTGCAGCTAGAGACCATAGGTACAGGCAAAGTATCTGACCAATAAAAGCTTTAGTAGATGCAACACCAATTTCTGGACCAGCAGTCATGAGTATAGAGCTTTGGCTGTGCCGAACAATGCTGGAGAATGGAACATTGCAAATTGATAATGTTTGACACTCGTGGCCCGCCGCATACTTCAGAGACGCCAATGTGTCTGCCGTCTCACCTGATTGAGAGATAACGATGACAAGGGTTTTTCTATCTCCTAGAAGAAACGGCTCTCTATATCGAAATTCACTAGCAATTTCAACATTCACCGGGATTTGCAAGGTTCTTTCAATGAATGACCGACAGACTAATCCCGCAATATAGGCTGTTCCGCAAGCAACAATATGAATTTGCTCAAGCTTACTAACTTCAAGCCTTTCGATACCAAGCTTCTTCAAATCTAAGGAGTTATCGCTTGTATAGCCTTGAATAGCTCGGCGAATCACATCCGGTTGTTCGTGAATTTCCTTCAGCATAAAGTGAGGAAATTCGCCCTTATCTACGATACCAGGTTCCCAAGATATTTCTTTGAGATCTAACGGAGCGGCTTCACCTGAACTTTTAAAAAGAGAGATACCCTCTACAGACAAACGTGCCCATTCATTGTCTTTCAGAAAGTAGGCTGACTGGCAAAACTCGCCAAAGCTCGAGATGTCACTACCGAAGAAAATCTCTCCGTTTCCTTTACCAATAGCAAGAGGAGAGCCCTTCTTTGCCACATAAAGATTTTCTGGACGACTATGAAAAATAACCCCCAACGCATAAGCGCCATCAAGCTTATCAAGCGCCATCTTTATGGCAACGTCTGGCTCAACACCCGATCGAAGGTAAGAGCTTAATAGTTTAGCGACAACTTCAGAATCCGTCTCTGAGTTAAACTCAAACCCCTCTTCCAGCAGCACATTTTTAAGATCATCGAAGTTTTCGATGATTCCGTTGTGGACCAGCGTTATACCTTCCGCAGTATGTGGGTGTGCATTGCCTCTGTCTGGCCTGCCATGTGTCGCCCATCTTGTATGACCTATTCCAGACTTGCAAGTAGTAGGCAGGTTCGGCAATTGAGCGATCAAGTTAACAAGTTTACCAGCTTCCTTAACTGTGCTGACACTACCATGCTCATTAGTTACAGCAATGCCAGAAGAATCGTAGCCTCTATACTCTAACTTTTTCAACCCCGCGACGAGAGTGTCAACAACCGGTCGATCCCCAATATATCCAACTATTCCACACATGCGTTAAAACCACCTTCGTACTTACCGAAGCTCAGGAACTACTACCTTGAGCATAATTCTTAAATTGTATCTATATCGCTAAGAGACTTAACCAGATCATCCATCTTCTTCATCTGATCCAAAAACACCTCCACCCGATCCAAACGCAAGGCACAAGGTCCATCACACAAGGCCTGATCAGGATCAGGATGGGTCTCTAGAAAAATCCCAGCTATCTTCTGTGACATTCCAGCCAGAGCCAATGATGTTACAAACTGCCGACGGCCATCCGCTGAATCCTTGCGGCCACCAGGCATTTGCAGTGCGTGAGTCACATCAAAAATCACAGGATGACCAGTTTCTTTCATCACCTGGAAGCCAAGCATATCGACGACAAGGTTGTTGTACCCAAAGCTTGTGCCTCGCTCACAAAGAATTGTTTGATCATTCCCTGCTTCTTCAAACTTACTCAATATATGCCCCATCTCATGGGGAGCGAGAAATTGCGGCTTCTTTATATTAATCACCGCGCTAGTCGCTGCCATGGCATTCACCAAATCAGTCTGGCGAGCTAAAAATGCGGGTAGTTGTATAACATCACAAACTTCAGCAGCAGGTGCTGCCTGATAAGGCTCATGAATATCTGAAATAATGGGCAAGTCGAAACTTGATTTAACTTCTTGCAATATTTTGAGTCCTTCATCAAGCCCTGGGCCTCGAAAGGATTTGTTCGAAGAACGGTTCGCTTTATCAAAGCTAGCCTTGAACACATAGGGAATACTCAGCTTAGCAGTAACTTCCTTCAAAGTTTCCGCGGTCTTCATAACAAGGTCTCTGGACTCGATCACATTGTTGCCCGCGAACAATACAAACGGTCGATCATTACTTAGTTCGATGTCTTTAAATCTGATAGTTTTCTGCATCATCATCCACATCTGTTTACGGTTCGCTATTATGGACCATTAGTTAAATCGATCTCTTCCATAGAGACCAACGATGTTTTCGTTATCATCTAAAACGACCAAAGCGCGACAGGGATTCTCCTTGATAAATTCACGTGCCTGGCTAATCTGGGTCGACGCCAAAATAGTTTTTGGCTGAGGCGTCATGATGTCTTTTGCTTGCACATCTTTCAAAGTTTCAATCGATGCGAATGCCGATCGAATGTCTGAGTCAGTTATGACTCCCAGGAGCTTACGATCGTTAGCAACAATTGCAATCCCAATTGCCGATGCAGTCATTGTAAAAATAACTTTTTCGATGCCATCGTCTGCCGTTACCATGGGCAGATCGTCTTTAAGCATGACATCTTCTACTCGGGTTAAGAGTCTTCGACCAAGGCTTCCACCAGGATGAAACCTGGCGAACTGTTCCGCAGCGAAGTTTCGCTTCTTCATCAAGGTCACCGCGATTGCATCACCAAGAGCCATCGCCGCTGTGGTAGAGGATGTCGGCGCTAGGTTGAGTGGGCAAATCTCCTGCTCTACTTTCGCTTCCAAACAATAATTAACTTCACGACCAAGTGTTGAGTCTTTGTTGCCAACAATGGCAATGGTTTTGTTACCAAATTGCTTTAGGGGCCGGAGAAGACTGCAGATCTCAGCTGTCTCACCGCTATAGGAAAGGAGCAGAACCATATCTTGCGGCACGATCATGCCTAAATCACCGTGAAAGGCTTCACCTGGGTGAATAAAAAAACTCGGCGTACCTGTTGAAGCTAGGGTAGCGGCGATTTTCTTGCCCACCAACCCTGACTTACCCATCCCTAAGACTATCAATCTACCCTGACAGCCATAAATCGCATCGATCGCTTCAGAAAACTCGCAACTAACAGAATCAGCTAGCTTCATCAGCTCCTGAGCTTCCTCCCGAAGACACTTTTTAGCAACGCTTATGGAGTCGATGATAGGAGACACCACTTCGCTATTCAGGCTGGTTCGTACGTCCATTGTCTATGTCCCAGTTAATTCTCGATCAAATCCCATTACAAATAAGGTAAGGAAACCTCGATATATTGCACATTGTTCGAATCGATTGAGCAAAAGGGCTCTTTTGCAAAGTGTGGCATGAGAAATGTGAGGTAAATGATTCAGAAATCCGTCTGCTCAATTAACACATGCCAGAAGCTACTTTCCAGCGCCTACTGAACCCATCTGATTGCGCTCGCTCTAGTGCGATAGAGCTAACATATAATACACCGCTTTTCTAGCATAGCTTCTGGCTTTTATGGACTTCCGAAATAAACTGTGTTCATCATGAGCGAAAACTCAGATCAGAGTGCTCACCCTGAGCACTTGAAGCTAAGCTTGAGGAATCGCAACCCCGCTCTTCTCTTCAGATAAATGATTCTTTCGGCTCAACACATGCTGGATAACAACGGGAATCCTTGGCTTTTTTGGCTCGATACCGCTTAGACCAGGAACCTGGATGCTGTCCAAGGGCTTATAGAAATTCTGATTTAACTGAGTCTGCTTCACCAGATACAAGCGAAAACGCTCAAATAAACCGCGATCAGGCTCAAAATCCGCTGCCCAAAACCCTGATAGCTCACCTTGAAAGCAAAGCCCTGGCATATCATAAATCGCTCGACCTAAAGCCTTAACTTTCTTGCCGTGAACCAGAGCACTAATCCCCATCGTGGAATTTATAAGCACTACGCCTAAACACTTTCGAAGGAGCCACGGGTTAGGCCCATCGTAGATATAGACAACACGATCACCAAGCTTATGCTCTTTAACAAGCTGCTTGATCAGATGCTGGTAGTTGCTATGGCCTCGATCCATAGGGTGGTGCTTGATAACTAGCGCCGTGTCGGTAGGAGCGTGTTTGGCAAAGGAAGACACAGCCACCTTAATTGAGGACGCCACATCGGGAAAGTCAGAGTGAAAGCGGATCTGAGAATCATCTTTGATTTGCAATGGCATCAAATAGAAACGACTACCCCACTTTCGTTGTAAGCCGGCTAATCGTCGGCCAGACAGCCAACGTTGTGGATGCTTCAGAAGCCAAGCTTTAATCCAACAGCGTGCCTCATAGAAACCACAGAACGAACGATGATGACTATAGTGAGCGAATTGACGTCGCAGTATGAACGAGAAAAAATAGTAGGCAACAGCATGGAGAATGCGCTGATAGAAGTCGAAGCCTATGCTTTCGGTTTTTGGCAAAGGCCCCTTCGGCTGCTTTCGATAAAACTCGGGATCGCGAGGAAGTGATGAATTGTCGTTCACCCCACCTAGCTCACAAGTGATATAATCTGGCCTTAGGTACCCATCCTCGAAGTAGTACACCGGAACAGATTGGTCAGCACAAACTTTGGTTGCAACGCGATGATGATCCCGACAGTCTCCATAGCCATAGACCACATCAATATGGTGTTGAGCGATCAGCTGTTTAAGAAACCAGGATAACTGATCCAATTGACCACGAAAGGAGACAGACTTAAGTCCACGGCTGTAGAATATGTCACCACCATTGAAATTCACTTTAATGACTCGATGGCCATCAGCTTCCAATTGCTTGGCAAATTTTTGAAAAAAGGGACCCATCGGACCCTGAAGCAATAGGATGTTCAAAGGAACCTCAAAAATCTGAAATATTGCAGTTAGCGGCGAAATAAAGTGGGCTTGTCAAAAAAGAAACCAAAGCCCGCTGCTGCCATGTTTAGCCTACGGCCTTGAAAGCCAGTAAATAGATGATTTAAGACAGGTAGTCTAGAAAAATATGCTCTTTGAAGTAGAAAAATAACAATATTTTTCCAAGCAGAACATAATTGTGAGAACTTTCATCTATCTTAACCAGATCTCATTGACGAGCCTGCATCATGGGCTGTCTTGCCTTAATATAATAGAGCTTCTTTAAAGTAACGAAGCTTTGTCCACCAGCGATTGATTCCGCTTTTTTGATTCTGAGTAACGTTTTTTTCCATATCTGTACGTATCTCATCAATGATACTCTCGACACTGCTGACAGCTCGTTTCGACCAGCTGAAATAGTGTGGGTAGAATATCAACGTTCCCGCTA
The genomic region above belongs to Pseudobacteriovorax antillogorgiicola and contains:
- a CDS encoding methyltransferase domain-containing protein → MKQTVEERPKMTSITDQRRHPLKVKGSPLLNSRQQWICMQVTGNKVLDVGCGLGSVSKSLAMLGKEVVGIDTNAAAIEQANRTFVDAEGRSEKLKYIQKSFFDQSLGYKEYDCIVLDCIIQTFANPFVVIDRCLSLLNENGRLVLTVPFDTQKFFNKERQLFVCDSARLLNKEFRVTDHEISSDWIGFSSLRERSSSDRFDELYWNIFRKTEQLLLESVRRSHPLAEVRKNTGNLEVEAYQSKLIPKQSIVFNDGGEVIDSEVTSFKQGSDRKLIEELRCTINEAKERESELLEKIREIKLDNTELEKQNNLLKSRELVSNEFSEDAQKKLRKHILSLEKEVSKYQRSHSYRLGYSLITLYKNPKSFFRSLRNIFSSFKKVPYDPAVHELGDKLLLEAFLGKKQQEVSQNNGVGEAGKVNELKQDYIDWPEFIPVGKKQASGKIKAASIFDQFSEECFKYEIDIVPVTKRGWKQEIIEGKPDILFLESSWAGNNGEWTYAMVSYKKPHLGGALQNMINFCKGMNIPVVFWNKEDPTNFEHFVDLAKDCDYIFTTDENMIPKYRKQVGHKNVFCLPFAAQPQVHNPVQSKGLKKYDICFSGSWYENIPSRKSQINLLLSAAKNYNLHIYDRMLFAKDHRKGRVFPEKFQKYIAGSLPYKKMLTAHKQYRVFLNVNSVENSPTMCSRRIFELLASGTPVISTKGKAIKRLFGNYVTEVSSEKQARVAIDSIINGDKRELNKQRHRAMRMIFANHTYSNRLDMVMEKVGIPKKKESEKVSVVVSTNRESFLDRLVENLNRQTLKEFEVVIVLNGPSMNRKPFEKIRKGISVSIYESAAGTLGYSLNLGIENSSGEFLFKMDDDDFYGPHYLTDMLDAFKYSGADVLGKKAVMCYLESRDEVIVKYPTQQHYYTDFITGATLSFRRYVWNKVKFADRNRGEDSNFLEECKRNKFIIYSADMYNYVIMRRADQNSHTWVIKEEQFARNTEKLCKGLNFKEIFV
- the wecB gene encoding non-hydrolyzing UDP-N-acetylglucosamine 2-epimerase, with the translated sequence MSVAIVVGTRPEIIKVAPLVWELEKRNLDFFIVHSNQHYSPEMDAVFFEDLNLPAPKYNLHVGSGSHGNQTGNILIKIEPIFEKEMPKAVLVQGDTNTVLAAGMAASKLGILVGHVEAGLRSYDRTMPEETNRVIVDHLSDFLFAVTDKQHQILLSEGVEKEKIHTVGNTVIDTLYQMREYAELPLDLQLAKDEYVLLTAHRASNVDSEASLMSFMEAINSIASRFEMPVLFPIHPRTAKMVENSPHSFHKNIRVIPPQSYKAFSAILANARLVVTDSGGLQEEACALQVPCVTIRENTERPETIEVGANILAGIDPEKVIDACELMLNRARDWSCPFGDGTTARKIIDILQKNIPELHSKSKDKHAVTVVGLGYMGLPMALLLAEAGHDVSGFDISKKKIDMLVDGNLPFDEPGLPELFAKARNSIEFSTNLRKSDSYLISVPTPIKDRKCDLSYVERAFEAVLEVCDTGDLVVVESTIRPGTCRDVLQPLADKKNKQVLIAHCPERAIPGSTIHELKHNARLVGGLCADSTKAAVNLYSSFVEGEVVPCEATTAELAKVAENTFRDINIAFANQLDAITEDLGVSSLDVIKLANLHPRVSILQPGIGVGGHCIAIDPWFLIEQQEEGSLIEEARVVNDARPGVIAQRLAKVCNENGYKRVGILGVAYKPNVDDTRETPVLHIADELERLGLEVVCHDPLAVNFDRELVDFQAIEDFADLIFVAVEHDVFSDYRISKPLVNKLGKPLIQFSSYHSLPETLKKSLRA
- the glmS gene encoding glutamine--fructose-6-phosphate transaminase (isomerizing), with translation MCGIVGYIGDRPVVDTLVAGLKKLEYRGYDSSGIAVTNEHGSVSTVKEAGKLVNLIAQLPNLPTTCKSGIGHTRWATHGRPDRGNAHPHTAEGITLVHNGIIENFDDLKNVLLEEGFEFNSETDSEVVAKLLSSYLRSGVEPDVAIKMALDKLDGAYALGVIFHSRPENLYVAKKGSPLAIGKGNGEIFFGSDISSFGEFCQSAYFLKDNEWARLSVEGISLFKSSGEAAPLDLKEISWEPGIVDKGEFPHFMLKEIHEQPDVIRRAIQGYTSDNSLDLKKLGIERLEVSKLEQIHIVACGTAYIAGLVCRSFIERTLQIPVNVEIASEFRYREPFLLGDRKTLVIVISQSGETADTLASLKYAAGHECQTLSICNVPFSSIVRHSQSSILMTAGPEIGVASTKAFIGQILCLYLWSLAAGKEKGFTSIVEIDEALAELKQLPNQVAKVLETKSDIEKIAAKYNGYKSFLFVGRGSSYPIAIEGALKLKEISYIHAEAYAAGELKHGPIALVDKDMPVLAIAPNDRYQEKTVSNILEIRARNGIIIGLGDSENKHLASVCDDLMSGPSSSNEVFQALLSTIPLQLFSYYVACQRGEDVDQPRNLAKSVTVE
- the kdsA gene encoding 3-deoxy-8-phosphooctulonate synthase; this encodes MMQKTIRFKDIELSNDRPFVLFAGNNVIESRDLVMKTAETLKEVTAKLSIPYVFKASFDKANRSSNKSFRGPGLDEGLKILQEVKSSFDLPIISDIHEPYQAAPAAEVCDVIQLPAFLARQTDLVNAMAATSAVINIKKPQFLAPHEMGHILSKFEEAGNDQTILCERGTSFGYNNLVVDMLGFQVMKETGHPVIFDVTHALQMPGGRKDSADGRRQFVTSLALAGMSQKIAGIFLETHPDPDQALCDGPCALRLDRVEVFLDQMKKMDDLVKSLSDIDTI
- a CDS encoding capsule biosynthesis protein encodes the protein MNILLLQGPMGPFFQKFAKQLEADGHRVIKVNFNGGDIFYSRGLKSVSFRGQLDQLSWFLKQLIAQHHIDVVYGYGDCRDHHRVATKVCADQSVPVYYFEDGYLRPDYITCELGGVNDNSSLPRDPEFYRKQPKGPLPKTESIGFDFYQRILHAVAYYFFSFILRRQFAHYSHHRSFCGFYEARCWIKAWLLKHPQRWLSGRRLAGLQRKWGSRFYLMPLQIKDDSQIRFHSDFPDVASSIKVAVSSFAKHAPTDTALVIKHHPMDRGHSNYQHLIKQLVKEHKLGDRVVYIYDGPNPWLLRKCLGVVLINSTMGISALVHGKKVKALGRAIYDMPGLCFQGELSGFWAADFEPDRGLFERFRLYLVKQTQLNQNFYKPLDSIQVPGLSGIEPKKPRIPVVIQHVLSRKNHLSEEKSGVAIPQA